GTAGGCCATCCCTTGGTCCGACACTGTGTTACGCAATTGCGGAATATCGAAACTCCGCCGGCGGAATTCCGCAAACTCATCCACCGCTTGGCCGTCTTGCTGGCCTATGAAGCGACCAAGGATCTCACCGAGCGCGCCGTCGAAGTCCGCACCCCGCTGTGCGCGACGCAGGGGCATGCGCTGGATCAACGCATCGGCCTTGTGCCCATACTGCGCGCCGGACTCGGCATGGTCGACCCAGTACTTGACCTGATTCCGCAGGCCGAAGTCTGGCACTTAGGCATCTACCGTGATGAAACCACTCTGCAACCGGTGGAATACTACAGTCGACTCCCGGCGCGACAGCCGGTGGATGTGGCACTGATTCTGGACCCCATGTTAGCCACCGGCGGATCGGCGCTTGCGGCGCTGGCGACGCTCACCGACTGGGGCGTCCCAACAATCAAGCTGCTGTCGATGATCGCCTCGGAAGAAGGAATTCGCGAGGTAGAGGCCAAATACCCGGACACGCAGCTCTATGTCGCTGCGGTCGATCCCGAATTGAACGACCACAAGTATATCGTGCCAGGTTTGGGCGACGCCGGCGACCGAACGTTCAATACGCCGCCGCGCTAGTCGACGGGCGATCCTCTCTGATTTTTCGCGGATCGTTCAAACACGAAAATCGGACGAAAGCGATCCGTGGTCTTGGCTTTCTACCCCCACTACTCACTCTGCAGGGGTGTTGCCCGACTATTGTCCGACAGGGTTCTCTTGGTAGCTCGTCGGATCGATCGCGGCTCTCCCGGGCGGACATGGTTTACGGCCGCATCTGTCAAGGATTGATGCGCAAAAAACGGGACAGAATTCATGCAGGAACTGGATCGCGTTGCCCTCGACGATGCGAGAGTTTCTTAAGGCGCGCGTTTGTGCTACCGTGGGCCGGTCCGCCATCGGCTCGCGGTAGCCAGCATGA
The window above is part of the Pirellulales bacterium genome. Proteins encoded here:
- the upp gene encoding uracil phosphoribosyltransferase, which produces MTARVQPVDSAPVQGIAIEVGHPLVRHCVTQLRNIETPPAEFRKLIHRLAVLLAYEATKDLTERAVEVRTPLCATQGHALDQRIGLVPILRAGLGMVDPVLDLIPQAEVWHLGIYRDETTLQPVEYYSRLPARQPVDVALILDPMLATGGSALAALATLTDWGVPTIKLLSMIASEEGIREVEAKYPDTQLYVAAVDPELNDHKYIVPGLGDAGDRTFNTPPR